A DNA window from Hevea brasiliensis isolate MT/VB/25A 57/8 chromosome 2, ASM3005281v1, whole genome shotgun sequence contains the following coding sequences:
- the LOC110648590 gene encoding bifunctional nuclease 2 isoform X2, translating into MASLQGPVICPAVRAKQAGIYTLPVNIPLVNARLVRNGLWRFKEMDGYKTKVSLFSPQLNAQGRYTVQCCLSSSSNGNGSTAENFNENDEDYVNSSIVEAVEVKSGADGFVIKMRDGRHLRCVHNNPQGGHLPDYAPHPAIVLKMEDGTGLLLPIIVLEMPSVLLMAAVRNVQIARPTMYQVVKEMIEKMGYELGNETECVSFDLRPSDAINIAVRCKVPIQVNKHLAYSDGMRVIESGKLTRSPASDGLLFTELDRPTGQPCLDTKEFDLVRNMVAAVIEERYQDAAQWRDKLGQFRAKRNLRKYT; encoded by the exons ATGGCGTCATTGCAAGGACCGGTTATTTGCCCTGCTGTGCGTGCAAAACAAGCAGGAATTTATACTCTGCCAGTGAATATTCCTTTGGTGAATGCTAGGCTTGTTAGAAATGGGTTATGGAGATTCAAGGAGATGGATGGTTACAAAACTAAAGTGAGTTTATTTTCTCCTCAACTAAATGCACAAGGGCGCTATACAGTACAGTGTTGTTTGAGTTCTTCCTCGAATGGTAATGGGAGCACAGCCGAGAActtcaatgaaaatgatgaagaTTATGTAAACTCTAGCATAGTTGAAGCTG TTGAGGTGAAGAGCGGAGCAGATGGTTTCGTGATCAAAATGAGGGATGGGAGGCACTTACGATGTGTCCATAACAACCCTCAAGGCGGGCATCTGCCAGACTATGCACCTCATCCTGCAATTGTATTGAAGATGGAAGAtgggaccggtcttcttctcccTATAATTGTTT tggagaTGCCCAGTGTGTTGCTCATGGCAGCTGTTCGCAATGTGCAAATA GCTAGACCAACTATGTATCAAGTGGTAAAGGAAATGATTGAGAAAATGGGCTATGAA TTGGGCAATGAGACGGAATGTGTCAGCTTTGACCTTCGTCCTTCAGATGCCATCAATATTGCAGTGAGATGCAAG GTACCAATTCAAGTCAACAAGCACCTGGCATACAGTGATGGAATGAGAGTCATTGAATCTGGAAAGCTAACACGGTCTCCAGCTTCAGATGGCTTATTATTTACTGAACTAGATCG GCCCACTGGTCAGCCTTGTCTTGATACCAAGGAGTTTGATCTTGTTCGCAACATGGTTGCTGCCGTCATTGAAGAACGTTACCAAGATGCAG CTCAATGGAGGGACAAGCTTGGTCAATTTAGGGCTAAAAGGAACTTGAGGAAATATACTTGA
- the LOC110648590 gene encoding bifunctional nuclease 1 isoform X1, with amino-acid sequence MASLQGPVICPAVRAKQAGIYTLPVNIPLVNARLVRNGLWRFKEMDGYKTKVSLFSPQLNAQGRYTVQCCLSSSSNGNGSTAENFNENDEDYVNSSIVEAVEVKSGADGFVIKMRDGRHLRCVHNNPQGGHLPDYAPHPAIVLKMEDGTGLLLPIIVLEMPSVLLMAAVRNVQIARPTMYQVVKEMIEKMGYEVRLVRVTKRVHEAYFAQLYLTKLGNETECVSFDLRPSDAINIAVRCKVPIQVNKHLAYSDGMRVIESGKLTRSPASDGLLFTELDRPTGQPCLDTKEFDLVRNMVAAVIEERYQDAAQWRDKLGQFRAKRNLRKYT; translated from the exons ATGGCGTCATTGCAAGGACCGGTTATTTGCCCTGCTGTGCGTGCAAAACAAGCAGGAATTTATACTCTGCCAGTGAATATTCCTTTGGTGAATGCTAGGCTTGTTAGAAATGGGTTATGGAGATTCAAGGAGATGGATGGTTACAAAACTAAAGTGAGTTTATTTTCTCCTCAACTAAATGCACAAGGGCGCTATACAGTACAGTGTTGTTTGAGTTCTTCCTCGAATGGTAATGGGAGCACAGCCGAGAActtcaatgaaaatgatgaagaTTATGTAAACTCTAGCATAGTTGAAGCTG TTGAGGTGAAGAGCGGAGCAGATGGTTTCGTGATCAAAATGAGGGATGGGAGGCACTTACGATGTGTCCATAACAACCCTCAAGGCGGGCATCTGCCAGACTATGCACCTCATCCTGCAATTGTATTGAAGATGGAAGAtgggaccggtcttcttctcccTATAATTGTTT tggagaTGCCCAGTGTGTTGCTCATGGCAGCTGTTCGCAATGTGCAAATA GCTAGACCAACTATGTATCAAGTGGTAAAGGAAATGATTGAGAAAATGGGCTATGAA GTCAGACTTGTTAGAGTTACTAAGAGGGTGCATGAGGCATATTTTGCTCAGTTATACCTGACAAAA TTGGGCAATGAGACGGAATGTGTCAGCTTTGACCTTCGTCCTTCAGATGCCATCAATATTGCAGTGAGATGCAAG GTACCAATTCAAGTCAACAAGCACCTGGCATACAGTGATGGAATGAGAGTCATTGAATCTGGAAAGCTAACACGGTCTCCAGCTTCAGATGGCTTATTATTTACTGAACTAGATCG GCCCACTGGTCAGCCTTGTCTTGATACCAAGGAGTTTGATCTTGTTCGCAACATGGTTGCTGCCGTCATTGAAGAACGTTACCAAGATGCAG CTCAATGGAGGGACAAGCTTGGTCAATTTAGGGCTAAAAGGAACTTGAGGAAATATACTTGA